A region from the Pseudomonas sp. KU26590 genome encodes:
- a CDS encoding NUDIX hydrolase → MKTLRIAAALLTRADGKTLLVRKRGTEAFMQPGGKIDPGESALDALARELNEELGLVIAPEQARFLGEFSAVAANEPGFEVNCQLYGVHVEDPVTPAAEIEEAVWVDGANIDQMHLAPLTRDSILPLYRSLARP, encoded by the coding sequence GTGAAAACGCTCCGTATCGCCGCCGCGCTGCTGACCCGTGCTGACGGGAAGACACTGCTGGTGCGCAAGCGCGGGACCGAAGCGTTTATGCAGCCGGGCGGCAAAATCGACCCAGGCGAGTCGGCCCTCGATGCGCTGGCCCGGGAGCTCAACGAAGAATTGGGCCTGGTCATCGCGCCGGAGCAAGCGCGTTTCCTGGGTGAGTTTTCGGCCGTGGCGGCGAACGAACCGGGCTTCGAAGTGAACTGCCAGCTGTATGGCGTCCATGTCGAGGACCCGGTCACACCGGCAGCGGAGATCGAAGAGGCGGTGTGGGTCGATGGTGCGAATATCGACCAGATGCACTTGGCGCCGCTGACACGGGACTCGATATTGCCGCTCTATCGAAGCCTGGCGAGGCCCTGA
- a CDS encoding OpgC domain-containing protein → MTNGRDPRIDFFRGLALIFIYWDHVPDNPFAQLTLRNFGFSDAAEVFVFLAGYAAVLAYGRVAQRDGYVVACLRILRRTWVLYVAHIFLLTLLMGIVFVANNHVETRDMVREMGLEYFVGNPQQALADELLLRFKPNLTDPLPLYILLMGALPLILPILLRNAALAIGLSIALYMMVPLLGWNLRAYEGGGYWYFNPVAWQLIFVLGGAFALHTQQAPIAKVPARPLWQQPMFLVAATYLLLAGIITVLWKFPDVHDALLPTALTKLIYPISKTDLSLVRLLHFLALVYVVAKMLPTSVTWLDNWPAQQTCRMGRYSLEIFCLGVLLAPLADMANALADDAWQMRVITALLGLGLMLLLSNWLEFNKRLGSPKAARVVEV, encoded by the coding sequence ATGACGAACGGACGCGACCCTCGGATCGACTTCTTTCGGGGTCTGGCGCTGATCTTCATTTATTGGGATCACGTGCCGGACAACCCTTTCGCGCAACTGACGCTGCGCAATTTTGGTTTCAGCGACGCGGCTGAGGTGTTCGTTTTTCTCGCGGGCTATGCCGCTGTCCTCGCTTATGGCCGGGTGGCGCAGCGTGACGGTTATGTCGTGGCTTGCCTGCGTATCCTGCGGCGCACGTGGGTGCTGTACGTCGCGCACATCTTTTTGCTGACGCTGCTAATGGGCATCGTCTTTGTCGCCAATAATCACGTCGAAACCCGCGACATGGTCCGGGAGATGGGTCTGGAGTATTTCGTCGGCAACCCGCAGCAGGCGCTGGCCGATGAACTGTTGCTGCGCTTCAAACCCAACCTCACCGACCCGCTGCCGTTGTATATCCTGCTGATGGGCGCACTGCCGCTGATTCTGCCGATCCTGCTGCGCAACGCGGCGCTGGCGATCGGCCTGTCGATCGCGCTGTACATGATGGTGCCGCTGCTTGGCTGGAACCTGCGCGCCTACGAAGGCGGCGGTTACTGGTATTTCAATCCGGTCGCCTGGCAATTGATCTTCGTGCTCGGCGGGGCCTTTGCCTTGCACACCCAACAGGCGCCAATCGCAAAGGTCCCTGCTCGCCCGCTTTGGCAACAGCCGATGTTCCTCGTCGCTGCGACCTACCTGCTGCTGGCGGGAATCATCACCGTGCTGTGGAAATTCCCCGACGTGCATGACGCGCTCTTGCCTACAGCACTCACCAAATTGATCTACCCGATCAGCAAGACCGACCTGTCGCTAGTGCGCCTGCTGCATTTCCTTGCGCTGGTGTATGTCGTCGCGAAAATGCTGCCGACATCGGTGACCTGGCTAGACAACTGGCCCGCCCAGCAGACTTGCCGGATGGGGCGGTATTCGCTGGAGATCTTCTGCCTCGGCGTGCTCCTCGCCCCGCTGGCCGACATGGCGAACGCGCTGGCGGACGATGCCTGGCAGATGCGCGTGATCACCGCGTTGCTCGGTCTGGGATTGATGCTGCTGTTGTCGAACTGGCTGGAGTTTAACAAGCGGTTGGGCAGCCCGAAGGCGGCGCGGGTGGTGGAGGTTTGA
- the metR gene encoding transcriptional regulator MetR gives MLEIRHLKTLHALREADSLVDAADRLHLTQSALSHQFKELEERMGMPLFVRKTKPVRFTSAGLRLLQLADSVLPQLRHAERDISRLAGGVAGRLHMAIECHSCFQWLMPTIDQFRDAWPEVELDLASGFAFAPLPALARGDLDLVVTSDPLELAGITYVPLFTYEAMLAVANQHPLAARPYVVPEDLINETLITYPVERDRLDIFTRFLEPADIEPAQVRTSELTVMMMQLVASGRGVCGMPHWALHEYSSRGYVKGKRLGEKGLFATLYAAIRADMLDAPYMRDFLLTAKDTSFSTLDGVSAVR, from the coding sequence GTGCTGGAAATTCGTCACCTGAAAACCCTGCATGCTTTACGCGAAGCAGACAGCCTTGTTGACGCCGCTGACCGCCTGCATCTGACGCAGTCGGCGCTGTCGCACCAGTTCAAGGAGCTGGAAGAACGCATGGGCATGCCGCTGTTCGTGCGCAAGACCAAACCGGTGCGGTTCACCAGCGCGGGTCTGCGCCTGTTGCAACTGGCCGACTCGGTATTGCCGCAGCTGCGTCACGCCGAGCGCGATATCTCGCGGCTCGCCGGCGGTGTCGCCGGGCGTCTGCACATGGCCATCGAATGCCACAGCTGTTTTCAGTGGCTGATGCCGACGATCGACCAGTTCCGCGATGCGTGGCCGGAGGTGGAGCTTGATCTGGCCTCGGGTTTCGCCTTCGCGCCCCTGCCCGCCCTGGCCCGTGGCGATCTGGATCTGGTGGTGACCTCGGACCCTCTGGAACTGGCAGGCATTACCTATGTGCCGCTGTTCACCTACGAGGCGATGCTCGCGGTCGCCAATCAGCATCCGCTGGCGGCCAGGCCTTATGTGGTGCCGGAAGATCTGATCAATGAGACGCTGATCACCTACCCCGTCGAGCGCGACCGCCTGGACATCTTCACGCGTTTTCTCGAGCCGGCCGACATCGAACCGGCGCAGGTGCGCACGTCCGAGCTGACGGTGATGATGATGCAACTGGTCGCCAGCGGCCGCGGCGTTTGTGGGATGCCCCACTGGGCGCTGCATGAATACAGCTCACGCGGGTACGTGAAGGGCAAGCGGCTGGGGGAGAAAGGATTGTTCGCCACGCTGTACGCGGCAATTCGCGCAGACATGCTGGACGCGCCCTACATGCGCGACTTTTTGCTGACGGCAAAGGACACGTCATTTTCGACGCTGGACGGGGTGAGCGCGGTTCGTTAA
- a CDS encoding type B 50S ribosomal protein L31 gives MKADIHPDYRKVLFHDTAADVFFLIGSTVDTDRTHTHVDGNTYPYVALDVSSASHPMYTGQQRKTTTEGRIAGFNKRFATFGSGAKKEE, from the coding sequence ATGAAAGCCGACATCCATCCCGACTACCGTAAAGTGCTGTTCCACGACACCGCTGCCGATGTGTTTTTCCTGATCGGCTCCACGGTTGACACCGACCGCACGCACACTCACGTGGACGGCAACACCTACCCTTACGTTGCCCTCGACGTGTCCAGCGCGTCGCATCCCATGTACACCGGCCAACAGCGCAAGACCACCACCGAAGGCCGTATCGCCGGCTTCAACAAGCGCTTCGCCACCTTCGGCTCCGGCGCCAAGAAAGAGGAATGA
- a CDS encoding helix-turn-helix domain-containing protein, protein MNTSTASAFPEAREVAAAVQGQRDLAAYLTTRTDTQRIEIYDAENKAHTVDLPTSALRLLVDILGELALGNSVKVVPVHAELTTQEAADLLNVSRPHLVKLLEQGALPYFKTGRHRRVLFSDLMAFKGKRDDASRKAMDDLSQLSEEL, encoded by the coding sequence ATGAATACATCCACTGCGTCAGCCTTTCCCGAAGCCCGAGAGGTCGCGGCCGCCGTACAGGGGCAACGCGATCTGGCGGCCTATCTCACGACCCGGACCGACACTCAGCGAATCGAAATCTACGATGCCGAGAACAAGGCACACACCGTCGACTTGCCCACCAGCGCACTTCGGCTGTTGGTCGATATTCTCGGCGAACTGGCCTTGGGCAACTCCGTCAAGGTGGTCCCGGTTCATGCCGAACTGACGACCCAGGAAGCCGCTGATCTGCTCAATGTCTCCAGACCGCACCTGGTCAAGTTGCTTGAACAAGGCGCTCTTCCTTACTTCAAAACGGGTCGCCACCGCAGGGTGTTGTTCTCTGACCTGATGGCGTTCAAGGGCAAACGCGACGACGCCAGCCGTAAAGCCATGGATGATTTGTCCCAGCTTTCAGAAGAGCTGTAG
- the ddlA gene encoding D-alanine--D-alanine ligase has product MKKSVAIVFGGQSSEHEVSLQSARNVINAIDRNNFSITLIGVDKQGHWLRFDEQDYLQNPTDPAHIKLSESGRLLSLMPGASGPQFVEVQTGAEVPRIDVVFPLIHGSFGEDGCLQGMLRLLDIPFVGPDVLSSAACMDKDVTKRLLRDAGISVAPFVVLHRGKTVDFVSVSAQLGLPLFVKPACQGSSVGVSKVVDEAGYAAALKLAFDYDNKVLIEQGIVGREVECAVLGNHEPKVSVCGEVVANDAFYAYDTKYLNDGQARIAIPAQLPDDMSEAVREVALQAYRVLGCAGLARVDFFVTEAREIIINEVNTLPGFTSISMYPKLWQASGLSYAELIDRLITLALERAEETRALKTEVVL; this is encoded by the coding sequence TTGAAAAAGTCAGTCGCCATCGTTTTCGGTGGGCAATCCTCCGAGCATGAAGTGTCGTTGCAATCGGCGCGCAACGTGATCAACGCGATTGATCGCAACAACTTTTCCATCACCCTCATTGGCGTCGACAAGCAGGGCCACTGGCTGCGCTTCGACGAGCAGGATTACCTGCAGAACCCCACCGACCCTGCGCACATCAAGCTCAGTGAATCCGGCCGTTTGCTTTCGCTGATGCCGGGCGCCAGCGGGCCGCAGTTCGTGGAGGTGCAGACCGGCGCAGAGGTGCCGCGCATCGACGTGGTGTTCCCGCTGATCCACGGCAGCTTCGGGGAAGACGGCTGCCTGCAAGGCATGCTGCGTCTGCTAGATATTCCGTTCGTGGGCCCTGATGTGCTCAGCTCGGCGGCGTGCATGGACAAGGACGTCACCAAGCGGCTGCTGCGCGACGCCGGGATTTCGGTCGCGCCGTTCGTGGTCCTTCACCGTGGCAAGACGGTGGACTTCGTCAGCGTTTCTGCGCAGCTGGGCCTGCCGCTTTTCGTAAAGCCGGCGTGTCAGGGATCGTCAGTTGGCGTGAGCAAGGTCGTCGACGAAGCCGGTTATGCCGCTGCGCTGAAACTGGCCTTCGACTACGACAACAAGGTGCTGATCGAGCAGGGCATCGTCGGTCGTGAGGTGGAATGCGCCGTGCTGGGTAATCACGAGCCGAAGGTGAGTGTGTGCGGTGAGGTCGTGGCCAATGACGCGTTTTATGCGTACGACACCAAGTACCTGAACGACGGTCAGGCGCGCATCGCCATCCCCGCGCAGTTGCCCGACGACATGAGCGAGGCCGTACGTGAGGTGGCGCTGCAGGCCTATCGCGTGCTGGGCTGCGCCGGGTTGGCGCGGGTGGATTTCTTTGTCACCGAGGCGCGGGAAATCATCATCAACGAGGTCAACACGCTCCCCGGGTTCACCTCCATCAGCATGTATCCGAAACTTTGGCAGGCGAGCGGGTTGAGCTACGCCGAGCTGATCGACCGGTTGATCACCCTGGCGCTGGAACGTGCTGAAGAAACCCGGGCGCTGAAGACCGAGGTGGTGCTGTGA